The DNA segment GCCCTGGTTCGGCTCCAAGCCCGGGCGCGGCGAGGTCGTCGTCTTCCACGACCCGGACAGCTGGCTGGCGGGCGAGCCGACGCCCAACCCGAACGCCGTGCAGAAGGTCCTCAGCTGGATCGGTCTCATGCCGTCCGTCAACGAGAAGGACCTGATCAAGCGCGTGATCGGCGTCGGCGGCGACACGGTCGAATGCAAGGGGACCGGCCCGCTGATGGTCAACGGCAAGGCGCTGAACGAGCCTTACGTCTATCCCGGCAACACGCCGTGCACCGACGACGAGGTGGGCGGCCGGTTCAAGGTCAAGGTTCCGCAGGGCTACATCTGGGTCATGGGCGACCACCGCCAGAACTCGAGCGACTCGCGCTACCACCAGAGCGATCAGCACCACGGCATGGTTCCGGTCAAGGACGTCGTCGGGCGCGCCATCGTGAAGGCCTGGCCGATCAACCGCTGGGGCACCCTCCCGGTCCCCGACACCTTCGACCAGCCCGGCCTGGGCGACCAGTCCGCCGCCGCGGCGTCCCTCTCGGTGGCCCCGCAGGGCATCGCCCTCGTGGGCGTGCTCCCGGTGGCGGTGTGGCGACGCCGGCGGGCCGCTTCGGCCGAGGCGCGCTGAGCACGGGCCGCTTCGGCCGAGGAGTGCTGAGCAGGTGAGTGACAGGACGTCCGCGCCCGGGGGGTGCGGGCGTCGCGTCGTTCGGGGCGCGGTCCCAGATGGGCCGTTTCCCGAAAGGGCCGTTTCCCGAGGTGTGAGTCGGCTGGGAGGGTGGGCCCGCTCGGGTACCGACGGGTAGGGTGCGGGTCCATGAGTGGCGAGAGCGCGCACACCGCACAGGCCGGCGGCAGCCGGGTCGGGCAACGGCTTTCCGGGCTGGCCGTCGCCTTGGGCCTGGCGCTGTTCCTCGGCGGATTCGGCTGGGGGGCGTGGTCCTACCGGCCGTACACCGTGCCCACCAGCTCGATGACCCCGACCATCGCCGCCGGCGACCGCGTGCTCGCCCAGCGCGTCGACGGCACCGGGGTCCGGCGCGGCGACGTGGTCGTCTTCAAGGACAAGAGCTGGGTCAGCAACGCCGACGTGGTCAAGCGTGTGGTCGCGGTCGGCGGCGACACGGTCTCCTGCTGCACGGACGGCAAGCTCACCGTCAACGGCAAGCGGATCGATGAGCCGTACCTCCCCAAGGGCTCCCTCGCCGAGATCAAGAACTTCCCCACCGTGACCGTCCCCGAGGGCCGCCTGTTCCTGCTCGGCGACGAACGCCAGGGCTCCCTGGACTCCACCGCCCACCTCACCGACGCGGCCGGCGGCACGGTGTCCCGTGGCGCGGTGTCCGCCCGCGTGGACGCGGTCGTCTGGCCGATGAAGGGCATGCTCAAGCGCCCCACCGGCTTCCAGGCACTGGGCGCCCTCTCGCAGCCGGGCCCGGTCCGGACCATCGAGCTGATGATCGTCGTGGGTGCCGTCCTGGTGCTGGGCGGCGGCGCGTACGGCCCGGTCGAGGCGCGCCTGGTCCGCTCGCGCCCCCGCGCCCGTACCCGGCCGGAGCCCGCCGGTGTCCGCTGAGGCCGGGCCGGCGGACGAGGGTCGCCACGAGGTGTCCCGCGAGGACGCCTGCGACGACTCCCGTGAGGACGCCCGCGACGACTCCCGCGACGATTTCCGTGAGGACTCCCGCGGGACCGGTCTGCGCAGGGTGGCCCGGGTGGTGCTGCTGGATCCCGAGGACCGCATCCTCCTCCTGCACGGCCACGAGCCGGACGACCCGGCCGACGCGTGGTGGTTCACCCCGGGCGGTGGACTGGAGGGCGCCGAGACGCGCGAGGAGGCCGCGCTGCGGGAACTCGCCGAGGAGACCGGCATCATCGACGTCGAACTCGGTCCCGTGCTGTGGCGCAGGCGCTGCTCCTTCCCGTTCGCCGGGCGCCGCTGGGACCAGGACGAGTGGTACTACCTGGCCCGTACGACCCAGACGGCCACCGAGGCCCGGGGGCTGACGGAACTGGAGCGGCGCAGTGTCGCCGGAGCGCGCTGGTGGACGTGCCGGGAACTGACCCGGGCACATGAGACGGTGTATCCGACAAGACTCGCCGGGCTGCTGCGTACGCTGCTCGACGAAGGTCCCCCCGCCAGGCCGGTCACCCTGGACACGGAAATCGTCTGAGGGCTGGTCGGACTGGCGCACAATGGTGGGATCGCACGGCTGAAGGGGAACATGCCATGAGCGCCGAGGACCTCGAGAAGTACGAGACCGAGATGGAGCTGAAGCTCTACCGGGAGTACCGAGATGTCGTCGGTCTGTTCAAGTACGTGATCGAGACAGAGCGGCGTTTCTACCTCACCAACGACTACGAGATGCAGGTGCACTCGGTCCAGGGAGAGGTGTTCTTCGAGGTGTCCATGGCGGACGCCTGGGTCTGGGACATGTACCGACCGGCTCGGTTCGTCAAGCAGGTCCGCGTCCTCACGTTCAAGGACGTGAACATTGAGGAGCTGAACAAGAGCGACCTCGAACTCCCGGGTGGCTGATGAGCGCGGAGTGACGCGCGGTGACCTGCGGCTTTCCCCGTCCGGGTGACGGAGTTCTCCACAACCGACGGGTAACGCACCAAGATCCACTTGCTCTCGCATGATGCGTGACGGTTGGCACCGGAGGTGGTGCCGACATGAGCAAGGCACGCAGGGGACTCGGCGGCTACGGCGAGGATCTGGCCGCACGGCGGCTGGCCGAGTCCGGCATGGCGATCCTGGAACGCAACTGGCGCTGCGGACGGTCCGGCGAGATCGACATCGTGGCGCGCGACGGGAACACCCTCGTCATCTGCGAGGTGAAGACCCGCAGGGGCGGCGGCTACCAGCACCCGATGGCTGCCGTCACGCCCAAGAAGGCCCAGCGCCTGCTGAGCCTGGCCGAGCGCTGGATCCAGGCCCACGGAGGGGCTCCGCCGGGAGGCGTCCGCATCGACCTCGTCGGGGTCCTCCTGCCCCGCCGCGGCGCCCCCGCCGTCGAGCACGCGCGGGGGGTGGTCTGACATGGCGTTCGCCCGCACATGCTCCGTCGCCCTGGTCGGCGTCGAGGGCGTCGTCGTGGAGGTCCAGGCCGACCTCGAACCCGGGGTGGCCGCCTTCGCCCTGGTGGGCCTCCCGGACAAGAGCCTCACCGAGAGCCGGGACCGGGTCCGGGCGGCGGTGGTGAACTCCGGCGGCGAGTGGCCGCAGAAGAAGCTCACCGTGGGGCTCAGCCCCGCCTCGGTGCCGAAGGCCGGCTCCGGGTTCGACCTGGCCGTGGCCTGCGCGGTACTCGGTGCCGCCGAGCGGATCGACCCCAGGGTCCTCGCCGACATCGTCATGATCGGAGAGCTGGGCCTGGACGGCAGGGTCCGACCGGTCCGGGGCATCCTGCCCGCGGTGCTGGCCGCCGCCGACGCCGGCTACGAGCAGGTCGTCGTACCGGAGTGCGCCGCCGCAGAGGCCGCGCTCGTCCCCGGCGTCTCGGTGCTCGGCGTCCGCAGCCTGCGCCAGCTGATCGCGGTCCTGGCCGAAGAACCCGTGCCCGAGGAGGAACCCGTCGACCTGGGGCGCCCGGATCCCCTGCTGGCCGGTCTGCGGGTGCCCGGCACGGGCATGGCCACGGGCATGCGCGGCATCGGAGCCGCACACCCCGGCCCGGACCACGACCTGGCCGACGTCGTGGGCCAGTCCTCGGCGCGCACGGCGGTGGAGGTCGCCGCCGCGGGCGGCCATCACCTGTTCCTCGAAGGCCCCCCGGGCGCGGGCAAGACCATGCTCGCCGAGCGGCTGCCCGCGGTGCTGCCCCGGCTCACCCGGGAGGAGTCCCTGGAAGTCACCGCGGTGCGCTCCGTGGCCGGGCTGCTGCCCGCGGGCAAGCCGCTCGTCGACGTCGCGCCCTACTGCGCCCCGCACCACTCGGCGACGATGCAGTCACTGGTCGGCGGCGGCCAGGGCATCGCCCGGCCCGGCGCCGTGTCCCTGGCCCACCGGGGCGTGCTCTTCCTCGACGAGGCTCCGGAGTTCCGCACCCAGACCCTGGACGCCCTGCGGCAGCCGCTGGAGTCCGGGCACGTCGTGATCGCGCGCAGCGCGGGCGTGGTCCGGTTCCCGGCCAGGTTCCTGATGGTGCTGGCGGCCAACCCCTGCCCCTGTGGACGGTTCTCGCGGCGCGACGCCCAGTGCGACTGTCCGCCGTCGGCGATCCGCCGCTACCAGGCCCGGCTGTCCGGACCGCTGCTGGACCGCGTCGACCTGCGCGTCGAGGTCGATCCGGTCACCCGCGCGCAGCTCACCGACCCCGGAGCCCGGGGCGAGTCCACCGCGACCGTCGCCGAGCGCGTGCGGGAGGCCCGGGAACGGGCGGCGGCCCGCCTGACCGGGACGGCGTGGCGCACCAACAGCGAGGTGCCGGGCAGGGAACTGCGGGGCCGGTTCCGCGCCGCGGCCGGAGCGATGGACGAGGCCGAACGCAACCTCGAACGAGGCGTGCTCACGGCCCGCGGGATCGACCGCGTGCTCCGCGTCGCCTGGACGGTCGCGGACCTCGTCGGCCACGACCGCCCGGACGCCACCGATGTCGGCCTCGCGCTGCACCTGCGCACCGGAGTGCCGAGGGGCGTCCCCATGGCCATCGGAGCCCTGACATGACCGGAGCCGCCGGGCCGCAGGAGGAACTCCTCGGGCGGGTGTTCCTCGCCCGGGTGCTGGAGCCGGGGGACGAGGTCGGGGGACGGTGGCTGCGGGAGTTCGGGGTGGGGGAGGTGGTGCGGCGGTTGAGCGACGGCGGGGAGCCGTTGCCGGGGGTGAGCGGGGCACGGTGGGCCGGGCTCGTGGCGCGGGCCGGGCGGGCCGAGCCGGAGCGGGACCTGGAGGTGGCCGGGGACGCCGGGGTGCGGTTCGTGTGCCCGGGGGACGCCGAGTGGCCCGCGCAGCTCGACGATCTGGGGGACGGGCGTCCCACGGGGCTGTGGGTGCGCGGGCGGGCCGGCCTGCGGATGTGGGCGCTGCGGTCCGTGGCCGTCGTGGGGGCCCGGGCCTGCACCGAGTACGGCGCCCATGCGGCGGCCACCCTCGCCGCGGGACTCGCCGAGCAGGGCTGGGTGGTCGTGTCCGGGGGCGCCTACGGGATCGACGGCGCCGCCCATCGCGGCGCCCTCGCCTCCCGGGGAGCCACCGTCGCCGTCCTGGCCTGCGGCGTCGACCGCCCCTACCCGCGCGGGCACACCGCGCTGATCGGCCGGATCGCGGAACAGGGTCTCGTGGTGGGGGAGTTGCCGCCGGGCGATCACCCGACGCCGAGCCGGTTCATCCTGCGCAACCGGGTGATCGCCGCGCTGACCCGGGGCACGGTCGTCGTGGAGGCCGCCTGCCGCAGCGGTTCGCTGGCCACCGCGCGCGCCGCGCAGCGCCTGGGCAGATTCACCATGGGCGTGCCCGGGCCCGTCACCAGCGCCCTCTCCGCCGGAGTGCACGAACTGCTGCGCGGGGAGGCGGTCCTGGTCACCGACGCCGCGGAAGTGGTCGAACTCGTGGGCGCCATCGGCGAGCTGGCGCCGCCCCGGCACGGGCCCGTCCTCCCCCGGGACCTGCTGGAGCCGGCCGCCCGCTCCGTCCTCGCCGCCCTCCCCGGGAACCGCCCGGCCCCCGCCGAGGAGATCGCCCACGGCGCCCGGACCACCCGGGACGAGGCGATCGTGAGGCTGTACGAGCTTCGAGCACTTGGTTACGTCGAACGACACGGCGACGGCTGGAAGTTGACACGCCAGGCGATGATCTCGGTCCGACCGGGTCGCCGTCCATGCTGACGGAGTGTGTTCGGCCGTCCGGGGGAATCCCGTACACCCCTGGGTTTTCCCGGAGTTGGCGCCTTCGGCCGATCACGCAGAGCGAGGCGTGGAGTGAGGTGGCGCGCCCGCCGAGGGGGTTCCGCGCACGGGTGGAGCCTCGCCGTTCGCACACCGCGACTCCTCAGTCACGCTACGCTCACGAAGTCCTCGGTGCAGACCGCGCCAACTCGACACCAGACCGGCATCGGGCCGACAGCTCACCCAGGTGGCCCATTTCGGCCCGCGACGCCCCACGACACACCGCGACCGCCCACCACGTTCCACTCCGCAGCACCCCGCGACACCCCCGCAGCATCCCGCAGCACTTAACGGCACTTCACGGCAGAACGGCACAAGGCGACGAATGCCCCAGCACACCTCCGGGTCCGACCGGGCGGCGATCCCCCCAGCCGCCCGCGACGGTGGCAGCGTGCGGCCGCCCGCTCCCTCGACGCTCGACGAGCTGTGGCGGTCCTACAAGGCGACGGGGGACGAGCGGCTGCGTGAGCAGCTGATCCTGCACTACTCGCCGCTCGTCAAATACGTGGCCGGCCGGGTCAGCGTCGGGCTGCCGCCCAACGTCGAGCAGGCCGACTTCGTCTCCTCCGGGGTGTTCGGGCTGATCGACGCGATCGAGAAGTTCGACATCGACCGGGAGATCAAGTTCGAGACGTACGCGATCACCCGGATCCGGGGCGCGATGATCGACGAGCTGCGGGCGCTGGACTGGATCCCCCGGTCCGTGCGGCAGAAGGCGCGCAACGTCGAGCGGGCCTACGCCACCCTGGAGGCGCGGCTGCGGCGGACGCCGACGGAGGTGGAGGTGGCCGCCGAACTGGACATGGAGGTGGAGGACCTCCACGCCGTGTTCAGCCAGTTGTCGCTGGCCAACGTGGTCGCCCTGGAGGAGCTGCTGCACGTCGGCGGCGAGGGCGGCGACCGGCTCAGCCTCATGGACACACTGGAGGACACCGCCGCCGACAACCCGGTCGAGGTAGCCGAGGACCGGGAGTTGCGGCGGTTCCTGGCACGGGCGATCAACACGCTGCCCGAGCGGGAGAAGACCGTCGTCACGCTGTACTACTACGAGGGGCTCACCCTCGCCGAGATCGGCAACGTGCTCGGGGTGACCGAGAGCCGGGTCAGCCAGATCCACACCAAGTCGGTGCTCCAGTTGCGGGCGAAGCTGGCGAGCTTCGGGCGATGACTTCCCCCGTTCGGGGCGGGGGGTCCGTAAAGTGGTTGACGTGCCAAGGATTCGAGCGGCCTCCGTGGCCGAGCACCGGTCGATGCAGCGAGCCGCCCTGCTGGACGCGGCTCGCTCCTTGTTGTCCGAGGGCGGTACGGAGGCGCTGACCTTCCCGGCCCTCGCCGAACGGACGGGGCTCGCGCGGTCGTCCGTGTACGAGTACTTCCGGTCCCGGGCCGCCGTGGTCGAAGAGCTGTGCGAGGCCGACTTTCCCGTGTGGGCGGCGGAGGTCGCGGCGGCGATGGAGCGCGCGGAGACGGCCGAGGAGAAGGTCGAGGCGTACGTACGCCAGCAGCTGGCGCTCGTCGGGGACCGGCGGCACCGGGCCGTGGTGGCGATCTCGGCCAGTGAGCTGGATCCGGGGGCCCGGGAGAAGATCCGCGCGGCGCACGGGGGACTCGTCGCGATGATCGTGGAGGCGCTCGGGGAGCTGGGGCACGAGCGGCCCCGGCTCGCCGCGATGCTGCTGCAGGGGGTCGTGGACGCGGCCGTGCGGCGGATCGAGCTGGAGGCGGCGGAGGAGCCGGCCGAGATCACGGATGCCGCCGTGGCCATGGCCCTGCGGGGCGTGCGGGGCTGACCCCGGCCGTGGCTGGGCTGCGGGAGCTGTGTGGACTACGGGAGCTGTATGGACCACGGCGACTGGGCGGGCCGCGGCGACGGTGTGGACCACGGCGACTGTGCGCGCTCCAGCGACCGCGAGGGCTACGGGAGCTGTGCGGGCAGCGGCACGCCCGGCACCGGCAGCAGTCTCGACGGCCCCCTGCGCAGCAGCCATGGCGGCAGCAGGGCCAAGGGGTCCAGGTAGGTCTCGCCTCGCAGCAGCCCCCAGTGCACGCACGTGGCCGGCCCGCAGTGCGATCCGGTCGGCTCGACCGTGCCGACCGCCTCGCCGGCCCCTGCCTCGTCACCCTTCCTCACCGACGGGGTCACCGGCTCGTAGGTGGTCCGCAAGCCGGTGCCCGTCAGTTCGATCGTCACCACGCCCCGCCCTGCCACGCGGCCCGCGAAGGAGACCCGGCCGGCCGCGACCGCGCGGACCGGGGCACCGGCGGCCGCCGCCAGGTCCACTCCCCGGTGACCGGGACCGTACGCCGTCGCAGGGGGCTCCCAACCGCGCAGGACCGGCGGGCGGGTGCCCACCGGCCAGACGCGGGCGAGAGCCGGAACCGGGGCCTGCGGGTCCTCTGGAGCCTCCTGGGCCTCCTGGGTCTTCGGGGCCTGCGAGGGTGTCGGGGCAGGTCGGGGGACCGGAGGCGACGGGCCGGCCCAGGCCGGAGGCGGCAGGGTCGCCGCCGCCGGGAGCAGGAACAGAACGGCCCATCGCGTCACGTACCGCATCACTTCGCGCATGGGAGAACCGTCCCGCACTCCGGTCGGTCATGGCGTGACCCGTGGACAGCCGCCCGGTTGTGGACAGGGGCGTCACCCGGTACTCCCGCCGTCCCGTACACTTCTTCTGGCGATCCGGGTCACCGGGTCGACTTCGCACGCCCCAATACGAGGTCCGGAGACGGCTCGTATCAGCGCCCCTCGGTCCTTAGCGGCTCGGCGCAACGCGGGCGTCAGGCGCGACCGCCGTCCGGCGGACGCGGCACAACCGAGAAAACCAAGGAGATGGCCATGGCCGTCGTCACGATGCGGGAGCTGCTGGAGAGCGGCGTCCACTTCGGTCACCAGACCCGTCGCTGGAACCCGAAGATGAAGCGCTTCATCTTCACCGAGCGCAACGGCATCTACATCATCGACCTGCTCCAGTCGCTGTCGTACATCGACCGCGCCTACGAGTTCGTCAAGGAGACCGTCGCCCACGGCGGCACGGTCATGTTCGTCGGCACGAAGAAGCAGGCGCAGGAGGCCATCGCCGAGCAGGCGACCCGCGTCGGCATGCCCTTCGTCAACCAGCGCTGGCTGGGCGGCATGCTCACCAACTTCTCGACCGTCTACAAGCGTCTGCAGCGCCTCAAGGAGCTCGAGCAGATCGACTTCGAGGACGTCGCCGCTTCCGGTCTGACCAAGAAGGAGCTTCTCGTGCTCTCGCGCGAGAAGGCCAAGCTGGAGAAGACCCTCGGTGGTATCCGCGAGATGTCCAAGGTGCCCAGCGCCGTCTGGATCGTGGACACCAAGAAGGAGCACATCGCGGTCGGCGAGGCCCGGAAGCTCAACATCCCGGTCGTCGCCATCCTCGACACCAACTGCGACCCCGACGAGGTCGACTACAAGATCCCGGGCAACGACGACGCGATCCGCTCCGTCACCCTGCTCACCCGCGTGATCGCCGACGCCGTCGCCGAGGGCCTCATCTCCCGCTCGCGCGTCGCCACCGGTGACAAGGGCGAGAAGGCCGCGGCCGAGCCGCTGGCCGAGTGGGAGCGCGACCTGCTCGAGGGTGAGAAGAAGGCCGACGAGGTCGCCGAGGCCGTCGAGGCCGCCGCTGAGGCGCCGGCTCCCGACGCCGAGGTCGGCGAGGCCATCGCCGAGGCCGTCGCCGAGGCCCCGGCCGTCGAGACCGAGGTCGTCGAGACCGCGGCCGCCGAGGCCGAGCAGGCCTGACGTCAGTGTTGACGGCGGGGACGGGTGCATGAAATCCGCCCCCGCCGTTCAACCGTAGGTCCGCACGCGGTCTTCGATCCGCGACCACGCGTGGCCCACGGACCGTGCGGATCTCCGATCTCTCAAGACTTCGAGAAAGACTCACAGACTCATGGCGAACTACACCGCCGCCGACGTCAAGAAGCTCCGTGAGCTCACCGGCGCCGGCATGATGGACTGCAAGAAGGCTCTGGACGAGGCCGAGGGCAGCGTCGACAAGGCCGTCGAGGCGCTGCGCATCAAGGGCCAGAAGGGCGTCGCCAAGCGCGAAGGCCGCTCTGCCGAGAACGGCGCCGTGGTCTCCATCATCGCCGACGACAACTCCACCGGCGTCATCGTCGAGCTGAAGTGCGAGACGGACTTCGTCGCCAAGGGTGACAAGTTCCAGGCCGTCGCCAACAAGATCGCCGAGCACGTCGCGGCGACCTCCCCGGCCGACATCGAGGCCCTGCTCGCCTCCGAGATCGAGCCCGGCAAGACCGTCCAGGCGTTCGTGGACGAGGCCAACGCCAACCTCGGCGAGAAGATCGTCCTGGACCGCTTCGCGCAGTTCTCCGACGGCTTCGTGACCGCGTACATGCACCGCACGATGCCCGACCTGCCCCCGCAGATCGGTGTCCTCGTCGAGCTGGACAAGCCGAACGCCGACGTCGCCAAGGGCATCGCCCAGCACATCGCCGCCTTCGCGCCGAAGTACCTCTCCAAGGAGGACGTCCCGGCCGAGGTCGTCGAGACCGAGCGTCGCGTCGCCGAGGAGACCACCCGCGCCGAGGGCAAGCCCGAGGCCGCGATCGCCAAGATCGTCGAGGGTCGCGTGAACGGCTTCTTCAAGGACGCCACGCTGCTCGGCCAGCCGTACGCGCTGGACAACAAGAAGTCGGTCCAGAAGGTTCTGGACGAGGCCGGTGTCACCCTGAAGCGCTTCTCGCGCATCAAGGTCGGCATCTGAGTCCGTACCGCGATCGACGCGCGACCCCGGTAGGGTCGACAGCAGTCGTCCGCGCACACCGCCACAGTCAGGCACGTGGCGGACGGCAGCAGATCTGACGAGGAGGCCATTGCCGCGTATGGGAGCGAACAGCGACCGCACCGGCAATGGCCTTCTTCGTATGTGCAACACGTGAAAGAGGCGGGATCCCCATGACCACCAAGGCCCAGAAGAGCGACGAGGGCAAAGTACGCGGCCGGTTTCTGCTGAAGCTGTCCGGAGAGGCTTTCTCCGGTGGCGGGGGCCTCGGCGTCGACCCCGACGTGGTGCACAAGATCGCCCGCGAGATCGCGGCCGTCGTCCGGGACGGCGCGGAGATCGCGGTCGTCATCGGCGGCGGCAACTTCTTCCGCGGCGCCGAGCTGCAGCAGCGCGGCATGGACCGCGCCCGCTCCGACTACATGGGCATGCTCGGCACCGTGATGAACTGCCTCGCCCTCCAGGACTTCCTGGAGAAGGAGGGCATCGACAGCCGCGTGCAGACCGCCATCACCATGGGCCAGGTCGCGGAGCCGTACATCCCGCTGCGCGCCGTGCGCCACCTGGAGAAGGGCCGCGTGGTCATCTTCGGCGCCGGTATGGGCATGC comes from the Streptomyces sp. NBC_00820 genome and includes:
- a CDS encoding YraN family protein; the encoded protein is MSKARRGLGGYGEDLAARRLAESGMAILERNWRCGRSGEIDIVARDGNTLVICEVKTRRGGGYQHPMAAVTPKKAQRLLSLAERWIQAHGGAPPGGVRIDLVGVLLPRRGAPAVEHARGVV
- a CDS encoding NUDIX hydrolase; translated protein: MRRVARVVLLDPEDRILLLHGHEPDDPADAWWFTPGGGLEGAETREEAALRELAEETGIIDVELGPVLWRRRCSFPFAGRRWDQDEWYYLARTTQTATEARGLTELERRSVAGARWWTCRELTRAHETVYPTRLAGLLRTLLDEGPPARPVTLDTEIV
- the whiG gene encoding RNA polymerase sigma factor WhiG; this translates as MPQHTSGSDRAAIPPAARDGGSVRPPAPSTLDELWRSYKATGDERLREQLILHYSPLVKYVAGRVSVGLPPNVEQADFVSSGVFGLIDAIEKFDIDREIKFETYAITRIRGAMIDELRALDWIPRSVRQKARNVERAYATLEARLRRTPTEVEVAAELDMEVEDLHAVFSQLSLANVVALEELLHVGGEGGDRLSLMDTLEDTAADNPVEVAEDRELRRFLARAINTLPEREKTVVTLYYYEGLTLAEIGNVLGVTESRVSQIHTKSVLQLRAKLASFGR
- a CDS encoding M23 family metallopeptidase; translation: MREVMRYVTRWAVLFLLPAAATLPPPAWAGPSPPVPRPAPTPSQAPKTQEAQEAPEDPQAPVPALARVWPVGTRPPVLRGWEPPATAYGPGHRGVDLAAAAGAPVRAVAAGRVSFAGRVAGRGVVTIELTGTGLRTTYEPVTPSVRKGDEAGAGEAVGTVEPTGSHCGPATCVHWGLLRGETYLDPLALLPPWLLRRGPSRLLPVPGVPLPAQLP
- the lepB gene encoding signal peptidase I is translated as MSGESAHTAQAGGSRVGQRLSGLAVALGLALFLGGFGWGAWSYRPYTVPTSSMTPTIAAGDRVLAQRVDGTGVRRGDVVVFKDKSWVSNADVVKRVVAVGGDTVSCCTDGKLTVNGKRIDEPYLPKGSLAEIKNFPTVTVPEGRLFLLGDERQGSLDSTAHLTDAAGGTVSRGAVSARVDAVVWPMKGMLKRPTGFQALGALSQPGPVRTIELMIVVGAVLVLGGGAYGPVEARLVRSRPRARTRPEPAGVR
- the dprA gene encoding DNA-processing protein DprA, with amino-acid sequence MTGAAGPQEELLGRVFLARVLEPGDEVGGRWLREFGVGEVVRRLSDGGEPLPGVSGARWAGLVARAGRAEPERDLEVAGDAGVRFVCPGDAEWPAQLDDLGDGRPTGLWVRGRAGLRMWALRSVAVVGARACTEYGAHAAATLAAGLAEQGWVVVSGGAYGIDGAAHRGALASRGATVAVLACGVDRPYPRGHTALIGRIAEQGLVVGELPPGDHPTPSRFILRNRVIAALTRGTVVVEAACRSGSLATARAAQRLGRFTMGVPGPVTSALSAGVHELLRGEAVLVTDAAEVVELVGAIGELAPPRHGPVLPRDLLEPAARSVLAALPGNRPAPAEEIAHGARTTRDEAIVRLYELRALGYVERHGDGWKLTRQAMISVRPGRRPC
- a CDS encoding TetR/AcrR family transcriptional regulator produces the protein MAEHRSMQRAALLDAARSLLSEGGTEALTFPALAERTGLARSSVYEYFRSRAAVVEELCEADFPVWAAEVAAAMERAETAEEKVEAYVRQQLALVGDRRHRAVVAISASELDPGAREKIRAAHGGLVAMIVEALGELGHERPRLAAMLLQGVVDAAVRRIELEAAEEPAEITDAAVAMALRGVRG
- the lepB gene encoding signal peptidase I; protein product: MNSADGFAAAGDGTPEEKRPRAASEGDGRDETARPPKKPRSFWKELPILIGIALVLALLIKTFLVQAFSIPSDSMQNTLQQGDRVLVDKLTPWFGSKPGRGEVVVFHDPDSWLAGEPTPNPNAVQKVLSWIGLMPSVNEKDLIKRVIGVGGDTVECKGTGPLMVNGKALNEPYVYPGNTPCTDDEVGGRFKVKVPQGYIWVMGDHRQNSSDSRYHQSDQHHGMVPVKDVVGRAIVKAWPINRWGTLPVPDTFDQPGLGDQSAAAASLSVAPQGIALVGVLPVAVWRRRRAASAEAR
- the rpsB gene encoding 30S ribosomal protein S2, producing MAVVTMRELLESGVHFGHQTRRWNPKMKRFIFTERNGIYIIDLLQSLSYIDRAYEFVKETVAHGGTVMFVGTKKQAQEAIAEQATRVGMPFVNQRWLGGMLTNFSTVYKRLQRLKELEQIDFEDVAASGLTKKELLVLSREKAKLEKTLGGIREMSKVPSAVWIVDTKKEHIAVGEARKLNIPVVAILDTNCDPDEVDYKIPGNDDAIRSVTLLTRVIADAVAEGLISRSRVATGDKGEKAAAEPLAEWERDLLEGEKKADEVAEAVEAAAEAPAPDAEVGEAIAEAVAEAPAVETEVVETAAAEAEQA
- a CDS encoding DUF2469 domain-containing protein, whose protein sequence is MSAEDLEKYETEMELKLYREYRDVVGLFKYVIETERRFYLTNDYEMQVHSVQGEVFFEVSMADAWVWDMYRPARFVKQVRVLTFKDVNIEELNKSDLELPGG
- a CDS encoding YifB family Mg chelatase-like AAA ATPase; its protein translation is MAFARTCSVALVGVEGVVVEVQADLEPGVAAFALVGLPDKSLTESRDRVRAAVVNSGGEWPQKKLTVGLSPASVPKAGSGFDLAVACAVLGAAERIDPRVLADIVMIGELGLDGRVRPVRGILPAVLAAADAGYEQVVVPECAAAEAALVPGVSVLGVRSLRQLIAVLAEEPVPEEEPVDLGRPDPLLAGLRVPGTGMATGMRGIGAAHPGPDHDLADVVGQSSARTAVEVAAAGGHHLFLEGPPGAGKTMLAERLPAVLPRLTREESLEVTAVRSVAGLLPAGKPLVDVAPYCAPHHSATMQSLVGGGQGIARPGAVSLAHRGVLFLDEAPEFRTQTLDALRQPLESGHVVIARSAGVVRFPARFLMVLAANPCPCGRFSRRDAQCDCPPSAIRRYQARLSGPLLDRVDLRVEVDPVTRAQLTDPGARGESTATVAERVREARERAAARLTGTAWRTNSEVPGRELRGRFRAAAGAMDEAERNLERGVLTARGIDRVLRVAWTVADLVGHDRPDATDVGLALHLRTGVPRGVPMAIGALT
- the pyrH gene encoding UMP kinase, with protein sequence MTTKAQKSDEGKVRGRFLLKLSGEAFSGGGGLGVDPDVVHKIAREIAAVVRDGAEIAVVIGGGNFFRGAELQQRGMDRARSDYMGMLGTVMNCLALQDFLEKEGIDSRVQTAITMGQVAEPYIPLRAVRHLEKGRVVIFGAGMGMPYFSTDTTAAQRALEIDAEALLMGKNGVDGVYDSDPKTNPEAVKFDALSYGEVITRDLKVADMTAITLCRDNKLPILVFELLAEGNIARAVKGEKIGTLVGDQGSRN
- the tsf gene encoding translation elongation factor Ts, with the translated sequence MANYTAADVKKLRELTGAGMMDCKKALDEAEGSVDKAVEALRIKGQKGVAKREGRSAENGAVVSIIADDNSTGVIVELKCETDFVAKGDKFQAVANKIAEHVAATSPADIEALLASEIEPGKTVQAFVDEANANLGEKIVLDRFAQFSDGFVTAYMHRTMPDLPPQIGVLVELDKPNADVAKGIAQHIAAFAPKYLSKEDVPAEVVETERRVAEETTRAEGKPEAAIAKIVEGRVNGFFKDATLLGQPYALDNKKSVQKVLDEAGVTLKRFSRIKVGI